From one Nymphaea colorata isolate Beijing-Zhang1983 unplaced genomic scaffold, ASM883128v2 scaffold0142, whole genome shotgun sequence genomic stretch:
- the LOC116268178 gene encoding uncharacterized protein LOC116268178 produces MKNVWIVKPGELSNRGQGITVIDEMYELNTILKKREKHFNGTEKTYIVQKYIEKPLLYKGRKFDIRHYMMISRLHGCMRAYWFGEGYIRTSSYEFNINDIGEEIIHLTNDAIQKYCDGYGKYEEGNKVSYNDFQRYMDSLQPETSREGKEAPQFSFSEMIYPRMKAIALDAVKATYLQLDPNSLEHNFEIFGLDFMIDCNYDVWLIEVNTNPCLELSSKLLARIIPTMVEQSLRLTLDAIFPPPTHYPNSQKYLAPDNPLERLQFELIFDEDRDGEEVEALFANAKKVDMGEVDEED; encoded by the coding sequence ATGAAGAACGTGTGGATCGTGAAGCCGGGCGAGCTCTCCAACCGCGGCCAGGGCATAACCGTAATCGACGAAATGTACGAGCTTAACACCATCctaaagaagagggagaagcaCTTCAACGGCACGGAAAAGACGTATATCGTGCAAAAGTACATCGAAAAGCCTCTGCTGTACAAGGGCCGGAAGTTCGACATCAGACACTACATGATGATCAGCAGGCTGCACGGCTGCATGAGAGCGTACTGGTTCGGAGAAGGCTACATCCGCACCAGCTCGTACGAGTTCAACATCAACGACATCGGCGAGGAAATCATCCACCTCACCAACGACGCCATCCAGAAATACTGTGACGGCTACGGCAAGTACGAGGAGGGCAATAAGGTGTCCTACAACGACTTCCAAAGGTACATGGACTCCCTCCAGCCAGAGACCAGCAGGGAGGGCAAGGAAGCGCCACAGTTCAGCTTCAGCGAGATGATCTACCCCCGCATGAAGGCCATCGCGCTGGATGCAGTCAAGGCCACCTACCTGCAGCTGGATCCCAACAGTCTGGAGCACAACTTCGAGATATTCGGACTGGACTTCATGATCGACTGCAACTACGACGTGTGGCTCATCGAAGTCAATACCAATCCCTGCCTGGAACTCAGCAGCAAACTGCTGGCGAGGATCATCCCCACCATGGTCGAACAGTCCCTCAGACTCACCCTCGACGCCATCTTCCCCCCTCCCACCCACTATCCCAACTCCCAGAAGTACCTGGCGCCCGACAACCCGCTGGAACGGCTGCAGTTCGAACTGATCTTCGACGAGGACCGCGACGGCGAGGAAGTGGAGGCGCTGTTCGCCAACGCCAAGAAAGTGGACATGGGCGAGGTCGACGAGGAGGACTAA